AAGCGAGTCATTCGAACCCGACAGAATACACCCAAGCCTCACCGTGGAGAAAGCCGAACCTTCTCCAGGAGGCGCGACAGCTCCATTTCCTCCGAGATCTGGCACTCGAGGCGGATGGCAAACAAGGGAAGAGAAAGCCCGGGAAGATCGGTCAACTTGACGGCGTCCTTGCGCGTCGTCAGCAAAGCTTTCGCGCCCTGCGCCTTGGCATCGTCGGAAAACGCCTTCACCTCTTCCGGCCGCCACCAATGATGATCGCGCTTCGCGAGGAAGGCGACGACGCGCGCGGGAACGGTGCTCCGAATGCGTTCGGGACGTGCCACGCCGCAAAGGACACCGACCGGCTCGTCGTGCAAAGCGTCCGCGGGGAGCTCCTCGGCCGCGTCCACACGGGACAACCCAACCACACGGGTGAATGCTCGCAGCACGGGTTTGGACGGAAGAAGCGAGTGCGGGGCGAGCCCGCCGGTGACGACGACCGCATCGGCGCGATCGAGCCGCGCGAGAGGCTCGCGAAGACGGCCCGCTGGAACGAGCCGCAGACTCGACCTCTCCTCGCTGGCATCGAAGCAGACGAGGTCCAGATCGCGATGAAGACGGCGGTGCTGAAACCCGTCGTCGAGCACGAGAACGTGCGGTCCCAATTCTCTTACGAGCCTCTCTCCGACGAGAACACGGTCGGGTCCGACGGCTACGGCCAGTGACGGGATGTCGGTGGCGAGCTCCATCGGCTCGTCGCCCGCCTGCTCACAGGACGATCGCAGACGTTCTCCGTCGGAGACCAGAACGAACGGCGAGGCGCTTCGACGCCCGTAGCCGCGCGAGAGCAGGGCCACGGGCTCCCCCCGGGCCAGCAGAACCCGGCAGATGGCGCCTGCGACCAGTGTCTTCCCGCTTCCCCCCAAGGTGAGGTTTCCGACGCTGACCACCGGAACCGGCAGACGCTTCACCCCGAAGCCGCGATCGTAATGGAAGTTTCTGACCGCCACACCGGCACCATAGAGCCATGACAGAGGTAGGAGGGCGCGTTTCATCCGAGCAGCTTCACCAGCTCTTCGACTGTTTTCGCCGCCGCGCCCCGATTGGCCTCGATGACCCCGAGAGCGCGACGCGATAACTCGGCGCCGCGCGCGGGCTCCTTCAGGAGCGTTCCCAGGTGCTCTTCCAGATCCCGCTCGTCCGTAACCTGGATGGCGGCATCCGCTTCGAGAAAGAGCCGCGCCACGTCGGGGAAGTTCTCCATGTGCGGCCCGAAGAGGACCGGTTTCCCCTTCTCTGCCGGCTCGATGATGTTGTGCCCACCCCAATTCGCCAGGCTTCCTCCGACGAAGACGACGTCCGCCTGTTCGTAGAGTCCCGCTAACTCGCCGAGCGTATCCAGAAGCAGAACGTCGGTCGAGCGCGACACCACGTCTCCGGAGGAGCGGCGAACGACCTCGAGCCCACGGGATCGCGCGAGCTCGTGGACCTCCCCGAACCGAGCGGGGTGACGAGGCGCGAGAGCGAGAAGAAGCTCCGGATTCGCCCGGCGCAATCTCGAGAAGACCGAGAGCAAAATCGACTCCTCGGGCTCGAGCGTGCTTCCCCCCATGAGCACGGTGCGGCGAGGCTCGATCGGGACGTGCGCCTTGGCCGACGCGGTACCGTCGAACTTCAAGCTCCCCAGAGTCGAGACCCGATCGACGGGTGCCCCCATCGCAACGATCCGCTCCGCATAGATCGCGCTCTGCATGAGAAAACGATCGACGTCTCGCAAATAACGTTTCAAGAACCAGCGCAAACGTCGGTAGCGGGGAAACGACTCGTCCGAGATTCGGCCGTTGACCAGCATCGTGCGCGCTCCTGCCCGCCTGGCCTCGCGGAAGAGATTCGGCCAGATCTCCGTTTCGACGATGAGGAGAGCCCGTGGCCTGGCAAGCCGTACCACGCGGCGAACCAACCCCGGAAGGTCGAAAGGGCAGAAGAAGACTTCGTCGGCCTCGACGAGTCGCTCTTCCGCGACCCGCCGGCCGGTGACCGTGGTAACCGAGCAAACGATCCGCTCCTGGGGAAAGGCCTCCTTGACGCGAGGCAACAGGACCGCCGCAGTCACCACCTCGCCCACGGAGACGGCGTGGATCCAGATCGAACGGGCGTCGTTCGCGCGCGGACCTCCGAAGCCGAGACGCTCCCGAATGCTATTTGCGTAGCCCGTTTCACGGACGCTCCGATACAAGAGGTAGGGGATGGCCCCGACGAGGAGGCCCCCATAGAGGACGTTGTAGAAAAGGTGCATCAGCCTGCCAGAGAAGTCTCGAACTATACGGAGCGGCGAGCGAGAGTGTCAACGAACCACGATGGCCGAAGCGAGCCGCCCTCCGATCGTCTGTTCCCCTCGGGTGCCGCGAAATCTCGAAGGCGATCGGGTTATACTCTCGATCAGAATTCAAAGGGAGTGTCGAATGGCGGTCAGAGTAGGTATCAATGGCTTCGGACGCATCGGGCGAAACGTTTTCCGCGCGGCGCTACACGACGGCGCGATCGACATCGTCGCGGCAAACGACATCACCGACGCGGCTACCCTCGCCCATCTCCTGAAGTACGACTCGGTCCTCGGGAACCTGCCCGAGGACGTTCGTGCCGACGGCGACACCATCGTTGCCGGTGGGGAAAGCTTCAAGGTATTGAAGGAGCGCGACCCGGCCAACCTCCCTTGGAAAACGCTCGACGTCGACGTCGTCATCGAGTCGACGGGGCTCTTCACCAAACGGGACGACGCCTCCAAGCACCTGGACGCAGGAGCGAAAAAGGTGATCATCTCGGCGCCGGCCAAAGGGGAGGACATCACCATCGTAATGGGCGTCAACCACGAGGACTACGACGCTTCGAAGCATCACGTGCTGTCCAATGCGTCTTGTACGACCAACTGCCTGGCTCCTTTGGCCAAAGTGCTCCACGACGAGTTCGGCCTGCGGAAAGGCCTGATGACCACCATTCACTCGTACACCAACGACCAGAGGCTCCTCGATCTGCCGCACTCGGATCTGCGGCGGGCTCGGGCGGCAGCGCTCTCGATGATTCCGACGACGACTGGCGCCGCTATCGCGGTCACCAAGGTGCTCCCCGAGCTCGTCGGAAGACTCGACGGCATCTCCGTTCGCGTACCGACACCGAACGTATCTCTAACTGACCTGACCGCTGTGCTCGACGAGCGAGTCTCGGCCGAGGATGTCAACAACGCTCTCGAAAAAGCGGCCAAGGGAAAGCTCGAGGGCATCCTCGCCTTTTCGAACGCGCCTCTCGTTTCCAGTGATTTTCGTGGCAACTCGAACTCGTCGATCGTCGACGGCCCCTTCACCAAAGTCATCGCCGACGACACCGTCAAGGTGCTCTCCTGGTACGACAACGAGTGGGGATTCTCCTGCCGGGTCGTGGACCTCATCCACTACCTGGTTGCGCGAGGGCTCTAAGACCCCGCGAAGGCCCGCGGCTCTGGCCCGGCGATGCCCGAGATCGAGATCCTCTACATCGAGGATGACGACGAACAGCGTCGGGCCCTGGAACAAAGACTGAGAGAGCGGGGCTTTGGCGTCCGCTCGGCCAGCTCCGGAACCCAAGGACTCGCTCTCCTGGACGAGGCCAAACCCAGCGTCATCCTCTGTGACCTCAACATGCCCGAGATGGATGGTCTCGCGGTTCTCAACAAGGTCCAGCAACGAGACCCCGACATTCCCTTCGTACTCCTGACGGCGCACCCGTCCGTTCCTCTCGCCGTGAAAGCGATCATGCACGGCGCACAACGCTTCTTGATCAAGCCGGTGAGCCTCGAAGACCTGGAGATCACGGTTCACCAATCGCTCGAGCTCGGCCGGCTCCAACGGTGGCGGCGCGAAGCCGACGAGCAGCTTCTCCGCCTCGTGGAGACCGTACCCGTCCCCTACATCGTCAGTCGATTGAAGGATGGAAAAATTCTGTACGCGAACCGGCACCTGGCGGCGCTCGTCGGATTGACGGTCGAGGAGATGCGACAACGCAGGACGAAGGACTTCTATTACGACCCGGAACAACGCGAGGTGGTGCTGAAACAGCTCGCGCGCGACGGCTTCGTCAAAGACATGGAAGTCCGGATCCGTCGCGCCGATGGGGCCCCGATCTGGTCGGTGTTTTCCCTGGCGCTGTCCGAGATCGGTGGCGAGACGGTGGTCCTCGGCGGTTTTCTCGACATCACCCGCCGGAAGGAGCTCGAGGAGAAGCTCAGGATCTTCCGCGAAGTCTTCATGCACTCGGTGGATGTCATCGTGGTGCTCGACAAAGACGGGCGGGTGATCGAGAGGAACCCCGCCCACGCGCGGAGAACGGGTTTCTCCGACGCCGAAGTCGTCGGGCGATCGGCCTTCGAGTTTCTCGGCGAGGAGAAGCGAGACGCGATTCATGAGGCAATCGCCCGAGAGGGAAGCTACCGGGGCGAGACCGAGGCCCTGACTCATTCCGGTGACCGGATTCCCGTCGACATCAGCATCTTCCCCATTCACGACGAGAACGGAAAGCTCGAGCTCTACGTCGGCATGGGCCGTGACATAACCGCCATCAAGAAGGC
This Vicinamibacteria bacterium DNA region includes the following protein-coding sequences:
- a CDS encoding PAS domain S-box protein; translation: MPEIEILYIEDDDEQRRALEQRLRERGFGVRSASSGTQGLALLDEAKPSVILCDLNMPEMDGLAVLNKVQQRDPDIPFVLLTAHPSVPLAVKAIMHGAQRFLIKPVSLEDLEITVHQSLELGRLQRWRREADEQLLRLVETVPVPYIVSRLKDGKILYANRHLAALVGLTVEEMRQRRTKDFYYDPEQREVVLKQLARDGFVKDMEVRIRRADGAPIWSVFSLALSEIGGETVVLGGFLDITRRKELEEKLRIFREVFMHSVDVIVVLDKDGRVIERNPAHARRTGFSDAEVVGRSAFEFLGEEKRDAIHEAIAREGSYRGETEALTHSGDRIPVDISIFPIHDENGKLELYVGMGRDITAIKKALNDLAATNQELRQTQAQLVQSEKMASLGSLVAGIAHEINTPVGAMTSMHDTLLRAIEKLKQTLRSQDEKAFDSDAKLKAIFDIIDNSNQVIRSGAGRVGEIVRRLRSFARLDEAELKKVDIHEGLEDTLTLVHHEIKHHIEVVRKYGAVPPISVFPSRLNQVFLNVINNARQAIQEKGTITITTGVEDGTAFIAIHDDGCGIPKEHLGKVFDPGFTTKGVGVGTGLGLSICYQIIKDHHGRIDVESEVGRGTTFTIHIPTNLDVILGVS
- the lpxK gene encoding tetraacyldisaccharide 4'-kinase; protein product: MKRALLPLSWLYGAGVAVRNFHYDRGFGVKRLPVPVVSVGNLTLGGSGKTLVAGAICRVLLARGEPVALLSRGYGRRSASPFVLVSDGERLRSSCEQAGDEPMELATDIPSLAVAVGPDRVLVGERLVRELGPHVLVLDDGFQHRRLHRDLDLVCFDASEERSSLRLVPAGRLREPLARLDRADAVVVTGGLAPHSLLPSKPVLRAFTRVVGLSRVDAAEELPADALHDEPVGVLCGVARPERIRSTVPARVVAFLAKRDHHWWRPEEVKAFSDDAKAQGAKALLTTRKDAVKLTDLPGLSLPLFAIRLECQISEEMELSRLLEKVRLSPR
- a CDS encoding 3-deoxy-D-manno-octulosonic acid transferase, with the protein product MHLFYNVLYGGLLVGAIPYLLYRSVRETGYANSIRERLGFGGPRANDARSIWIHAVSVGEVVTAAVLLPRVKEAFPQERIVCSVTTVTGRRVAEERLVEADEVFFCPFDLPGLVRRVVRLARPRALLIVETEIWPNLFREARRAGARTMLVNGRISDESFPRYRRLRWFLKRYLRDVDRFLMQSAIYAERIVAMGAPVDRVSTLGSLKFDGTASAKAHVPIEPRRTVLMGGSTLEPEESILLSVFSRLRRANPELLLALAPRHPARFGEVHELARSRGLEVVRRSSGDVVSRSTDVLLLDTLGELAGLYEQADVVFVGGSLANWGGHNIIEPAEKGKPVLFGPHMENFPDVARLFLEADAAIQVTDERDLEEHLGTLLKEPARGAELSRRALGVIEANRGAAAKTVEELVKLLG
- the gap gene encoding type I glyceraldehyde-3-phosphate dehydrogenase; this translates as MAVRVGINGFGRIGRNVFRAALHDGAIDIVAANDITDAATLAHLLKYDSVLGNLPEDVRADGDTIVAGGESFKVLKERDPANLPWKTLDVDVVIESTGLFTKRDDASKHLDAGAKKVIISAPAKGEDITIVMGVNHEDYDASKHHVLSNASCTTNCLAPLAKVLHDEFGLRKGLMTTIHSYTNDQRLLDLPHSDLRRARAAALSMIPTTTGAAIAVTKVLPELVGRLDGISVRVPTPNVSLTDLTAVLDERVSAEDVNNALEKAAKGKLEGILAFSNAPLVSSDFRGNSNSSIVDGPFTKVIADDTVKVLSWYDNEWGFSCRVVDLIHYLVARGL